From one Cyanobacterium stanieri PCC 7202 genomic stretch:
- a CDS encoding exonuclease RecJ (PFAM: DHHA1 domain; DHH family~TIGRFAM: single-stranded-DNA-specific exonuclease RecJ~COGs: COG0608 Single-stranded DNA-specific exonuclease~InterPro IPR001667:IPR003156:IPR004610~KEGG: cyc:PCC7424_2871 single-stranded-DNA-specific exonuclease RecJ~PFAM: phosphoesterase RecJ domain protein; phosphoesterase DHHA1~SPTR: Single-stranded-DNA-specific exonuclease RecJ;~TIGRFAM: single-stranded-DNA-specific exonuclease RecJ) → MTGNLPKQRWHFNQPNQQLVQQFSQLLGLSPIMAEVVINRGLDVPEDAQIYLDPEKQNLPSPLTEFPDLAKCLDLLLGAIALNSKIAICGDYDADGMTSTALLIRALRHLGANVDYAIPSRMQDGYGINKRIVREFKEEGVSLILTVDNGISAYEPIALAKELGLQVIITDHHDLPPQLPPADGILNPKLLPPNSPYGGLAGVGVAYVLGVTLAQKMGKLEGLTRQLLELFTLGTIADLAPLTGVNRRWLKRGLKRLAQPQILGIQALIKVGGVDKKKKTLNSDDIGFKLGPRINAIGRISDPQIVIELLTTEDETIAFDRARECNAVNQKRQELCKQIEKDAINLIEAQKIDYKGDRFLLLLGEHWHHGVIGIVASRLVERYGVPVFIATYEDEEKNHIRGSARGIEEYNIFDALQYCDDLLMKYGGHKAAGGFSFVTKNIDSIKHRLRQFSHQLLSPEHLKPLLKIDSKISFEEANFELIKEIETLYPWGIENAPPIFWTSEVKVVKQNLTKGGEHLQLRLKDDSGTEVKCIVWNKSYYYPLPPVIDVAYKVCVNEWQGNKTVQLDIQGFK, encoded by the coding sequence ATGACGGGTAATTTACCAAAACAACGATGGCATTTTAATCAACCCAATCAGCAACTGGTGCAACAATTTTCCCAGTTGTTGGGTTTGTCTCCCATTATGGCGGAGGTGGTGATTAATCGTGGTTTGGATGTTCCTGAAGATGCCCAGATTTATCTTGATCCTGAAAAACAAAATTTACCCTCCCCTTTAACGGAATTTCCTGACCTAGCAAAATGTCTTGATTTACTCCTAGGGGCGATCGCCCTTAACTCCAAAATAGCCATCTGCGGCGATTATGATGCCGATGGTATGACCAGCACAGCCCTGTTAATTCGAGCCTTAAGACACCTTGGAGCCAATGTGGACTATGCCATTCCTAGCCGTATGCAGGACGGTTACGGCATCAATAAACGCATTGTACGGGAATTTAAAGAAGAAGGGGTAAGTTTAATTTTGACCGTGGATAACGGTATCTCAGCCTACGAACCCATCGCCCTCGCCAAAGAATTGGGTTTACAAGTAATCATAACCGATCACCACGATTTACCACCCCAACTCCCCCCCGCCGATGGCATTCTCAACCCCAAACTATTGCCCCCCAACTCTCCCTATGGTGGCTTGGCAGGGGTGGGGGTAGCCTACGTATTGGGGGTTACTCTTGCTCAAAAAATGGGCAAATTAGAAGGTTTAACAAGGCAATTGCTCGAACTTTTTACCCTCGGCACCATTGCCGATTTGGCACCCCTGACGGGGGTTAACCGTCGTTGGCTTAAAAGGGGCTTAAAACGATTAGCTCAACCGCAAATTTTGGGCATCCAAGCCCTAATCAAAGTGGGGGGGGTTGATAAGAAGAAAAAAACCCTCAATTCCGATGACATCGGTTTCAAATTGGGCCCTAGAATCAACGCCATCGGGCGTATCAGTGACCCTCAAATTGTCATTGAATTACTGACCACAGAAGATGAAACCATTGCTTTTGATAGGGCGAGGGAATGTAATGCCGTCAATCAAAAACGACAGGAGTTATGTAAACAAATCGAAAAAGATGCCATAAACCTCATTGAAGCACAAAAAATTGATTATAAGGGCGATCGCTTCCTACTACTTTTAGGAGAACACTGGCACCATGGAGTAATTGGCATCGTTGCCTCCCGTTTAGTAGAACGTTATGGAGTGCCTGTATTCATTGCTACCTATGAAGATGAAGAAAAAAACCATATCAGAGGTTCGGCTAGGGGCATAGAAGAATATAATATTTTTGATGCTCTCCAATATTGTGATGATTTATTAATGAAATATGGCGGTCACAAAGCCGCAGGGGGATTTAGTTTTGTCACCAAAAACATAGATTCCATTAAGCATAGATTACGTCAATTTAGCCATCAATTATTATCCCCTGAACACCTCAAACCTTTATTAAAAATTGATAGTAAAATTAGTTTTGAAGAGGCTAATTTTGAATTAATAAAAGAGATTGAAACGCTTTATCCTTGGGGCATAGAGAACGCCCCTCCTATTTTTTGGACTTCCGAAGTAAAAGTAGTTAAACAAAACTTAACCAAAGGAGGAGAACACCTACAATTGAGATTAAAAGATGATTCAGGAACAGAAGTAAAATGTATTGTATGGAACAAAAGTTATTATTATCCCCTTCCCCCAGTTATTGATGTTGCTTATAAAGTTTGTGTCAATGAATGGCAAGGAAATAAAACAGTACAATTAGACATTCAAGGATTTAAGTAA
- a CDS encoding cell wall hydrolase/autolysin (PFAM: N-acetylmuramoyl-L-alanine amidase; Bacterial SH3 domain~COGs: COG0860 N-acetylmuramoyl-L-alanine amidase~InterPro IPR013247:IPR002508:IPR003646~KEGG: cyc:PCC7424_3265 cell wall hydrolase/autolysin~PFAM: cell wall hydrolase/autolysin; SH3 type 3 domain protein~SMART: cell wall hydrolase/autolysin; SH3 domain protein~SPTR: Putative uncharacterized protein): MVKKTYLCAFFLLTALLTIAPYHLNNKIKPVQAQNNPLKIVYPPDNHQTVAPSIFLIGSAPENATVSVNGATIDTSSQGFFAPSFPLEMGANTFVVRSQNQTITKTITRTSNQPSQEDLRSLAPNLLYPSVDIARLPDELVCFEAIAPKNAQVSVKLSQNTIPLNPTDTTVNLPPNYAVLTANNKPETIPSPHWATMKGCQKLTTVGNIETPIFTMDYQGQTITQNQVGTIETLAPQNLRVIEVTASQGVARTGPSTNHSRLTPLPQGTQAQVTGIEGEWLRLDYGAWIRENETRTLSIQAPPISNIRSVNSRTTANGTEIIFPLQNPVPITIQQADDTFTFSLHNTIAQTDTIRFDDNPLIRRLDWHQVTPTQIDYIFRLKTPQQWGFDVRYQGNNLILTLNHPPTVQSTENLRGVTILLDPGHGGDELGAVGPNGYTEKEINLVMSKLIAQRLRSRGAEVILTREDDSFVSLGDRMAMIDQTKPTLALSIHYNALPDAGDAINTKGVGMFWYHPQAHDLAIFLQDYLTTNLNRPSYGVFWNNLALTRPHTAPSLLLELGFMINPEEFEWIINPQAQQELADGVTNGVAQWLVSKTN, encoded by the coding sequence ATGGTAAAAAAAACCTATCTCTGCGCATTTTTTCTCCTAACCGCATTACTAACCATCGCCCCCTATCACCTTAACAACAAAATAAAACCCGTTCAAGCCCAGAACAACCCCCTGAAAATAGTTTATCCCCCCGACAATCATCAAACCGTTGCCCCATCAATATTTTTAATCGGTTCTGCCCCCGAAAATGCCACAGTATCAGTAAATGGAGCAACCATTGACACCTCCTCACAGGGATTTTTTGCCCCTAGCTTTCCCCTCGAAATGGGAGCTAATACCTTTGTAGTTCGTTCCCAAAATCAAACAATCACCAAAACAATCACCAGAACCTCAAACCAACCCAGTCAAGAAGACTTAAGGAGTTTAGCACCAAATTTATTGTATCCCTCCGTAGATATAGCTCGATTACCCGATGAATTAGTGTGTTTTGAGGCGATCGCCCCTAAAAATGCCCAAGTATCAGTAAAACTAAGCCAAAACACCATCCCATTAAACCCCACAGACACCACCGTCAACCTTCCGCCAAATTACGCCGTTTTAACCGCCAACAACAAACCAGAAACTATCCCATCCCCTCATTGGGCAACCATGAAAGGATGCCAAAAACTGACCACCGTGGGCAACATTGAAACCCCCATCTTTACCATGGATTATCAAGGGCAAACCATCACCCAAAATCAAGTGGGAACCATTGAAACCCTTGCTCCTCAAAACCTCAGAGTCATTGAAGTGACAGCTTCCCAAGGAGTTGCCCGTACCGGCCCTAGTACCAACCACTCCCGCCTTACTCCCCTACCCCAAGGCACCCAAGCCCAAGTAACAGGCATCGAAGGAGAATGGTTAAGACTCGATTATGGAGCATGGATTAGGGAAAATGAAACCCGTACCCTTTCTATCCAAGCTCCCCCCATCAGTAATATTCGTAGTGTCAACTCCCGCACCACCGCCAACGGCACAGAGATTATCTTCCCCCTCCAAAATCCTGTCCCCATTACCATCCAACAAGCTGATGATACCTTTACCTTTTCTTTACACAACACCATCGCCCAAACCGATACCATCCGTTTTGATGATAATCCCCTCATTCGTCGCCTCGACTGGCATCAAGTCACCCCCACCCAAATCGACTATATTTTCCGTCTCAAAACTCCCCAACAATGGGGGTTTGATGTGCGTTACCAAGGCAATAATTTAATCTTGACTCTCAACCATCCCCCCACAGTGCAATCCACAGAAAATTTACGGGGCGTTACCATATTACTAGATCCCGGTCATGGGGGTGATGAATTGGGCGCTGTAGGGCCGAATGGTTATACAGAAAAAGAAATCAACCTCGTCATGTCCAAGTTAATCGCCCAACGTTTGCGCTCAAGGGGTGCTGAGGTAATATTAACAAGGGAAGACGATAGTTTTGTTTCTTTGGGCGATCGCATGGCGATGATTGATCAAACAAAACCCACCCTTGCCCTATCCATTCATTACAACGCCCTCCCCGATGCAGGAGATGCCATTAACACCAAAGGGGTAGGAATGTTTTGGTATCATCCCCAAGCCCATGATTTAGCCATCTTTTTACAGGATTATTTAACCACCAATTTAAATCGTCCTTCCTACGGAGTTTTTTGGAATAATCTTGCCCTCACTCGTCCCCACACTGCCCCTAGTTTATTATTAGAACTAGGCTTTATGATTAATCCCGAGGAATTTGAGTGGATTATCAATCCTCAAGCCCAACAGGAATTAGCTGATGGAGTTACCAATGGCGTGGCTCAATGGTTAGTTAGTAAAACCAATTGA
- a CDS encoding hypothetical protein (PFAM: Protein of unknown function (DUF3318)~KEGG: cyt:cce_3430 hypothetical protein~SPTR: Putative uncharacterized protein), protein MTSYTTSARAEMNELRRLKTLLPPELQSWVMVESSTEVNPPLIRSEELGKDEVEIQIDLAKWENLAIDQRNLMFWHEVARIQNDTIPKEGWEMAALAIGLGGAVGELWVQDGLLLLLALSLCGISGYRLWQKNNGEKNLKDAIEADEKAIVLATRFGYSLKNAYQSLGSALKTLIEQTPKRNQRKKYEERLQALRRSAAKAKQREAENMGNQPLQTPPSSRSRSSARMRNI, encoded by the coding sequence ATGACCTCTTATACAACTTCCGCCAGAGCAGAAATGAACGAATTAAGAAGATTAAAAACCCTTCTCCCCCCTGAGTTACAGAGTTGGGTAATGGTAGAATCTTCCACTGAAGTGAATCCTCCTCTCATCCGCAGTGAAGAATTAGGAAAAGATGAGGTAGAAATTCAAATCGACTTAGCCAAATGGGAAAACTTAGCTATTGACCAAAGAAATCTGATGTTTTGGCACGAAGTCGCTAGGATTCAAAATGACACTATTCCCAAAGAAGGATGGGAAATGGCTGCCCTTGCCATTGGTTTAGGGGGTGCTGTGGGTGAGCTTTGGGTGCAGGATGGTTTATTATTATTGTTAGCTCTATCTTTGTGTGGTATTTCTGGTTATCGTCTCTGGCAAAAAAACAATGGGGAGAAAAATCTTAAGGATGCCATTGAAGCGGATGAAAAGGCGATTGTTTTAGCAACTCGTTTTGGTTACTCTTTAAAAAATGCTTACCAAAGTTTAGGTAGCGCCCTAAAAACTTTAATTGAGCAAACCCCGAAACGTAATCAACGCAAAAAATATGAGGAACGTTTACAGGCACTTCGTCGCAGTGCGGCAAAAGCTAAACAAAGGGAAGCTGAAAATATGGGTAATCAACCTTTACAAACTCCTCCTTCTTCTCGCTCTCGTAGTAGTGCAAGAATGCGTAATATTTAA
- a CDS encoding hypothetical protein (KEGG: cyc:PCC7424_2076 hypothetical protein~SPTR: Putative uncharacterized protein) — MERGLFWLPLLILFFWLAWSGKNEYQKLENYKVWAEDFDKSKYDIYAVLGKKGNMLTWGKPTAKGILNQSQFSLDDIKQINFLVKGKVVRVQDLSEKEEASLEFIHNQEQSIVIPFTQATLAGEWYEFLLKSLNV, encoded by the coding sequence ATGGAACGTGGTTTATTTTGGTTGCCTTTACTAATACTTTTCTTTTGGTTAGCGTGGAGTGGTAAAAATGAGTATCAAAAGTTGGAAAACTATAAAGTTTGGGCGGAGGATTTTGATAAATCTAAATATGATATTTATGCTGTTTTAGGAAAAAAAGGAAATATGCTCACTTGGGGGAAACCCACTGCCAAAGGGATTTTGAATCAAAGTCAATTTTCTCTGGATGATATTAAGCAGATCAATTTTTTGGTTAAGGGTAAAGTTGTTAGGGTACAGGATTTATCGGAAAAAGAAGAGGCTAGTTTGGAGTTTATCCATAATCAGGAGCAATCTATTGTGATTCCTTTTACTCAGGCAACCCTAGCGGGGGAATGGTATGAATTTTTACTTAAATCCTTGAATGTCTAA
- a CDS encoding FO synthase subunit 1 (PFAM: Radical SAM superfamily~TIGRFAM: 7,8-didemethyl-8-hydroxy-5-deazariboflavin synthase, CofG subunit~COGs: COG1060 Thiamine biosynthesis protein ThiH~InterPro IPR007197:IPR019939:IPR006638~KEGG: cyh:Cyan8802_3749 radical SAM domain protein~PFAM: Radical SAM domain protein~SMART: Elongator protein 3/MiaB/NifB~SPTR: FO synthase subunit 1;~TIGRFAM: 7,8-didemethyl-8-hydroxy-5-deazariboflavin synthase, CofG subunit), with protein MSINHQFNSVVTYSPAFTLVPTYECFNRCSYCNFRTEPGQDSWLTLSEAEKILASLRGREVTEILILSGEVHPQSKRRGDWLQLIYDIADLALSMGFFPHSNVGPLSYGEMALLKKVNVSMGLMLEQLTPKLLDTVHRQAPSKIPKIRLEQLEWAGMLQIPFTTGLLLGIGESHFDRLESLRAIAFIHQKYGHIQEVILQPYAKGSQEEYAQNNFSSSEMIETVKMAREILPDSITIQIPPNLIEDEKTLIKCLQLGVRDLGGIVPKDEVNPDYHHSHIEQLETILLNHGWQLKPRLPVYPQYYQYYQGFFDEIEFHEIHRSLAKLL; from the coding sequence TTGTCTATTAATCATCAATTTAACTCTGTGGTCACTTATAGCCCTGCTTTTACGTTAGTGCCAACTTATGAGTGTTTTAATCGCTGTAGTTATTGTAATTTTCGCACTGAACCGGGACAGGATTCATGGTTAACTTTGAGTGAGGCTGAAAAAATACTGGCTTCTTTGAGAGGAAGAGAGGTTACGGAGATTCTTATTCTCAGTGGGGAGGTGCATCCCCAATCAAAAAGGCGTGGGGATTGGTTGCAGTTGATTTATGATATTGCTGATTTGGCTTTGTCTATGGGTTTTTTTCCCCATAGTAATGTGGGGCCTTTGAGTTATGGGGAGATGGCTTTATTAAAGAAGGTAAATGTTTCTATGGGGTTGATGCTAGAGCAGTTAACCCCTAAACTTTTGGATACGGTACATCGTCAGGCACCTAGTAAGATTCCCAAGATACGATTGGAACAGTTGGAGTGGGCAGGAATGTTGCAAATTCCTTTTACCACGGGGCTTTTGTTGGGGATTGGAGAATCACATTTTGACCGTCTGGAAAGTCTAAGGGCGATCGCCTTTATCCATCAAAAATATGGTCACATCCAAGAGGTAATATTACAACCCTATGCCAAAGGAAGTCAAGAGGAATACGCCCAAAATAATTTTAGTTCCTCAGAAATGATAGAAACAGTAAAAATGGCTCGGGAAATTTTGCCAGATAGTATTACGATTCAAATTCCCCCTAACCTCATTGAAGATGAAAAAACCTTAATTAAATGTTTACAATTAGGAGTAAGAGACTTGGGGGGTATCGTACCTAAAGATGAGGTAAATCCAGATTATCATCACTCTCACATAGAACAATTAGAAACCATCTTACTCAATCATGGATGGCAATTAAAACCACGTTTACCTGTATATCCTCAGTATTATCAATATTACCAAGGCTTTTTCGATGAGATTGAATTTCACGAAATCCACAGATCCCTTGCAAAATTATTATAG
- a CDS encoding hypothetical protein (KEGG: cyt:cce_0535 hypothetical protein~SPTR: Putative uncharacterized protein): MTSNNTPNPIQQGLRIAIGATASAVETIQDREKFNQKISELTRDLQAKSEIWAQKGALTEEEAKKMIEDFFNQKNDPPKSSGSSQSSYSNSSNEDLRTLTEEVISLREELNKLNNKSAQ, encoded by the coding sequence ATGACTAGCAATAATACCCCCAATCCTATCCAACAAGGTTTAAGAATCGCCATTGGTGCCACTGCTTCGGCGGTGGAAACTATCCAAGATAGGGAAAAATTTAATCAAAAAATTAGTGAGTTAACCAGAGACTTACAAGCAAAATCAGAAATATGGGCGCAAAAAGGTGCTTTGACTGAGGAGGAAGCAAAAAAAATGATTGAAGATTTTTTTAATCAGAAAAATGATCCTCCAAAAAGTTCTGGTAGTAGTCAATCTAGTTATTCCAATTCTTCTAATGAGGATTTAAGAACTTTAACCGAGGAAGTGATTAGTCTTCGGGAGGAGTTAAATAAACTCAATAATAAGTCTGCGCAATAA